One Cucurbita pepo subsp. pepo cultivar mu-cu-16 chromosome LG07, ASM280686v2, whole genome shotgun sequence genomic region harbors:
- the LOC111798743 gene encoding uncharacterized protein LOC111798743, translated as MVADILLQIALILVMVVMFLAMHNIPQRFFAKLRFRFRSDVESKRHFVRGAQLLARARSAPSRSSATSLAEQVVAEADKAIALDPKDAAAHILKALALDIQGFKTSALESLDTALSPLAAKSLSNEERGDALYKRAELKMSTNRRAVVDSALADLTESVTLSQNANAYCWLGKCYEMKKLRGEAKKAYEEALNIEPRLSKAREALERLSSS; from the coding sequence ATGGTGGCGGACATACTTCTTCAAATTGCTCTCATCCTCGTAATGGTCGTCATGTTCTTGGCGATGCACAACATTCCACAGAGATTCTTTGCGAAGCTTCGGTTTCGTTTTCGTTCCGATGTCGAATCCAAACGCCACTTCGTGAGAGGCGCTCAGCTTCTCGCTCGAGCAAGATCTGCTCCGTCGCGCTCATCGGCGACGTCGTTGGCGGAACAAGTCGTAGCGGAAGCCGATAAGGCGATCGCTCTCGATCCTAAGGATGCCGCTGCTCACATCCTCAAGGCTTTGGCTCTCGATATTCAAGGATTCAAGACCTCTGCTCTTGAATCACTCGATACGGCTTTGTCGCCCCTCGCCGCTAAGTCGCTCAGCAACGAGGAGCGAGGCGACGCGTTGTACAAACGAGCTGAGTTGAAGATGTCCACGAATCGGCGAGCCGTAGTTGACTCGGCTTTGGCTGACTTGACCGAGTCTGTGACGCTGAGTCAGAATGCGAATGCGTATTGTTGGTTGGGGAAATGCTATGAAATGAAGAAACTAAGAGGAGAAGCTAAGAAAGCATATGAAGAAGCGTTGAACATCGAGCCACGATTATCCAAAGCCCGGGAGGCATTGGAACGCCTATCATCATCGTGA
- the LOC111798214 gene encoding VIN3-like protein 2 isoform X1: MSEPEERFSGLDPAFAGYSLDSGKCGSKISMEKKKEIIHEIARKSKAAPEILRSLTRSDLLEIICAEMGKEMNYTGYSKSQMIEYLLKLVSQKSDRSNTHASLLDKAQTGHKRPRNTNRTSVQLLDSNNTSMEIDEESVEVKLCRNVACKAPLNPEFAFCKRCSCCICHCYDDNKDPSLWLTCGSDPSNENDSCGMSCHLECALKHERTGIVKNGLCEKLDGSFYCVSCGKINGLMGSWRRQLVNAKEARRVDALCLRLSLCHKILVGTNLYKEVHKTVELAMNMMTNEVGPLDEVCLRMARGIVNRLSCGAEVQKLCASAVEAFDSMCCVPCVDGMQKRESLVFLTDCEILFEDSSPTSVMVVLRYDDHMLRDFLGCRLWYRKANMEDYPDQPSFIALKPEKNFKITDLSPSTEYHCKVSLFSSTQVFGVWEAKWVTPKLSTSRPALEKHRNGGIKNTNLLHSQEDSKNNLINLHSLDGLDKRRLYKYPSLKNSITSMKSISVCPSTPCKLTETRIMLGFNCTRRTEESDYDYSVRMVKWLEHEGHIDVDFRVKFLTWFSLKASVKDRRVVSAFIDALIDDPPSLAGQLSHTFMDEIFCNQKPVPKHEYCHWICR, translated from the exons ATGAGCGAACCAGAGGAGAGGTTTTCCGGTTTAGATCCAGCGTTTGCGG GTTATAGTCTTGACTCTGGAAAATGCGGCAGCAAGATTagtatggaaaagaaaaaggaaataatccATGAGATTGCCCGGAAGTCCAAAGCCGCACCTGAAATCCTTAGGTCTCTTACTCGAAGTGATTTACTGGAGATCATCTGTGCTGAAATGGGGAAAGAAATGAACTACACTGGATATTCAAAATCTCAAATGATCGAGTACCTTTTGAAGCTGGTCTCTCAGAAATCCGACAGAAGTAATACTCATGCATCTTTACTAGACAAAGCTCAAACTGGCCACAAGAGGCCTCGAAACACGAACCGAACATCTGTTCAACTCTTGGATTCGAATAATACTTCCATGGAGATTGATGAGGAAAGTGTTGAAGTCAAACTTTGTCGGAATGTGGCTTGCAAAGCACCTCTAAATCCAGAGTTTGCTTTTTGCAAGAGATGTTCATGTTGCATTTGCCATTGTTACGATGATAACAAGGATCCAAGTCTTTGGCTGACCTGTGGCTCTGACCCTTCTAATGAGAACGATTCTTGTGGAATGTCATGTCATTTGGAGTGTGCCCTGAAGCATGAAAGGACTGGAATTGTGAAGAATGGTCTCTGTGAAAAATTAGATGGAAGTTTCTACTGCGTCTCTTGTGGAAAGATCAATGGATTGATGGG AAGTTGGAGAAGACAACTGGTAAATGCAAAGGAGGCCAGAAGAGTGGATGCATTATGTCTAAGACTATCCTTGTGTCACAAGATTCTTGTAGGGACAAATCTATACAAAGAAGTGCACAAGACAGTGGAATTGGCCATGAATATGATGACAAATGAAGTGGGACCCTTAGATGAGGTTTGCTTGAGGATGGCAAGAGGCATTGTCAACCGGCTATCCTGTGGTGCGGAGGTCCAGAAGCTGTGTGCTTCTGCTGTGGAGGCCTTTGATTCCATGTGTTGTGTCCCTTGCGTGGATGGTATGCAAAAGAGAGAATCATTGG TGTTTTTGACAGACTGCGAGATCCTATTTGAAGATTCTTCACCTACCTCGGTGATGGTCGTGCTCCGATATGATGATCATATGTTAAGAGACTTCTTAGGCTGCAGGCTTTGGTATCGTAAAGCTAACATGGAGGATTATCCAGACCAGCCATCTTTCATTGCATTGAAGCCagaaaaaaactttaagatcACTGATCTTTCCCCTTCAACCGAGTACCACTGCAAGGTCTCTTTATTTAGTAGCACACAAGTTTTTGGTGTCTGGGAAGCGAAATGGGTCACGCCGAAATTATCGACGTCGCGTCCAGCTTTGGAGAAGCATAGAAATGGAGGAATTAAGAACACTAATCTACTTCATTCTCAGGAGGATTCAAAAAACAACCTGATTAATCTTCACTCATTGGATGGACTTGACAAGAGGAGGCTTTACAAATATCCCTCTCTAAAGAACTCAATCACTTCGATGAAATCGATATCAGTTTGTCCTTCAACACCTTGCAAATTAACCGAAACGCGCATCATGCTCGGTTTTAACTGCACAAGGCGAACTGAAGAGTCCGACTATGATTATTCTGTTAGAATGGTGAAATGGCTAGAGCATGAAGGCCACATTGACGTAGATTTTCGAGTCAAGTTCCTAACTTGGTTCAGCTTGAAAGCATCAGTGAAAGACCGAAGAGTTGTTAGTGCTTTTATCGACGCTTTGATCGACGACCCACCAAGCTTGGCGGGACAACTAAGCCACACCTTCATGGATGAGATCTTCTGTAACCAAAAACCAGTTCCCAAGCATGAATACTGCCATTGGATATGTCGTTAA
- the LOC111798213 gene encoding uncharacterized protein LOC111798213 — MKLKKRSVSEKDISTFLPRYSPTTVLTLLQEVSQVSEAKPKIDWNEIVKNTSTGISNPREYQMLWRHLAYRHALLHNLEDETAPLEDDSDLECELEPFPSFSCETSTEAAACAKVFIASGSSSHLSLPSSSTIEAPLTINLPRSYMAGVQFEDADPACSIRGASITVPVSVQRQPVLTPPSAEGLTTNGSTYGNNASRRKRKPWSEAEDLELMAAVKKCGEGNWANILRGDFLSDRTASQLSQRWAIIKKRHGNLNVGANTAGTQLSEVQLAARHAMSLALDRPVGSLKAARISGSASTNTIGNGSSLAPVASSEQVQDKLHQSPTHTKPHPVGSSSLTAKAQVTASKKMIPKSSFDSDCIVRAAAVAAGARIASPADAASLLKAAQSKNAIHIMAKVPASTKTPTPARGPNHLEAHPSIKTTTLPNTSAVMPSVTHGGGPVKITSSTTATLSSVPTDQNISVASVTAAANPLSEKETKTTEETRGLGLGGVQATAQKDCRSRQSISERVQEEKPADLGPPLKRQATESSNCSSSQNTSTADVDIKVETGNQVEERQNSNTSVIPGSSNQQGIANQSQVERMKPQDMDIDNDGKDRPIMKTDGRSENSVHKEAASEISKGNTKDTN, encoded by the exons ATGAAGCTTAAGAAACGATCTGTCAGCGAGAAAGACATTTCCACTTTCCTTCCGAG GTACTCTCCGACGACGGTGCTGACGTTGTTACAAGAAGTGTCACAAGTTTCGGAAGCTAAGCCGAAGATTGATTGGAACGAGATAGTTAAAAACACTTCGACCGGAATTTCTAATCCTCGGGAATATCAGATGCTATGGCGGCATTTGGCTTATCGTCATGCGTTGCTTCATAATTTGGAAGACGAGACAGCACCTTTG GAAGATGACAGTGACTTGGAGTGCGAATTGGAGCCGTTTCCATCGTTCAGCTGCGAAACTTCGACGGAGGCTGCGGCGTGTGCGAAG GTATTTATCGCTTCTGGTTCTTCAAGTCACTTGAGCCTTCCAAGCAGTAGCACAATAGAGGCTCCATTAACTATTAACCTACCAAGAAGTTACATGGCTGGGGTTCAGTTCGAAGATGCAGACCCTGCTTGCTCTATAAGAGGTGCGAGCATCACAGTGCCTGTTTCTGTTCAGCGACAGCCGGTCCTTACCCCACCATCTGCCGAAGGATTGACCACAAATGGATCAACGTATGGCAATAATGCATCtcgaaggaaaagaaaaccttGGTCCGAGGCAGAGGATCTTGAGTTGATGGCTGCAGTGAAGAAATGCGGTGAAGGGAATTGGGCAAACATCTTACGTGGTGACTTCTTGAGCGATCGAACTGCTTCACAGCTATCTCAg AGATGggcaattattaaaaagagaCACGGAAATTTGAATGTGGGAGCCAACACGGCTGGTACACAGCTATCCGAGGTGCAGCTGGCAGCTCGTCATGCAATGTCTTTAGCTCTTGATAGGCCAGTTGGTAGCTTGAAAGCAGCTCGAATAAGTGGCTCAG CCAGTACAAATACGATAGGTAATGGTAGCTCGCTTGCTCCCGTTGCCTCGTCTGAACAAGTGCAAGATAAATTACATCAAAGCCCTACTCATACAAAACCACATCCAGTTGGATCATCAAGTCTAACAGCCAAAGCTCAAGTTACCGCATCCAAGAAGATGATTCCTAAGTCTTCTTTTGATTCAGACTGTATTGTTAGagctgctgctgttgctgctggAGCTCGCATTGCTTCACCGGCAGATGCTGCATCTTTACTCAAGGCTGCTCAGTCAAAGAATGCCATCCATATAATGGCCAAAGTCCCTGCTTCAACCAAAACACCCACTCCTGCCCGGGGGCCAAACCATTTAGAAGCTCATCCTAGTATTAAGACCACCACCCTTCCCAATACTTCTGCAGTCATGCCATCTGTGACTCACGGCGGGGGCCCTGTGAAGATCACGTCTTCAACAACTGCTACATTATCGAGTGTGCCAACGGACCAGAATATTTCTGTAGCCTCTGTCACAGCAGCTGCTAATCCATTGTCAGAAAAGGAAACCAAGACAACAGAAGAAACTAGAGGTCTTGGTTTAGGTGGTGTGCAGGCCACAGCCCAAAAGGATTGTCGTTCCAGGCAATCGATATCTGAGagagttcaagaagaaaagcCAGCTGACTTAGGACCACCTTTGAAAAGGCAAGCTACTGAGAGTAGTAATTGCAGTAGCTCACAGAACACGTCAACAGCCGATGTTGATATTAAAGTTGAAACTGGCAATCAGGTAGAAGAGAGACAAAACAGTAATACGAGTGTGATTCCCGGTTCCTCGAATCAGCAAGGAATCGCAAATCAGTCACAGGTTGAGAGAATGAAACCGCAGGATATGGACATCGACAATGATGGAAAGGATAGGCCAATCATGAAAACAGATGGACGTAGCGAAAATTCAGTGCACAAGGAGGCTGCAAGTGAGATTTCGAAGGGAAACACCAAGGATACGAACTAA
- the LOC111798216 gene encoding GATA transcription factor 25-like isoform X3 has translation MYGRPQPLTVGDQIASVPDCGDGGEPLDNRLVRYGAHALEDGAGVGGMIEDLNPDAVYASAGDGSDMAIQRSDGSSQLTLSFRGQVYLFDAVSPEKVQAVLLLLGGSELSSGQQSVDLVTQSQRNAVDFPGRSSQPQRAASLSRFRQKRKERCFDKKVRYGVRQEVAFRMQRNKGQFTSSKKPDGSYSHGSVSEQGQEESPLETLCTNCGTSSMATPMMRRGPSGPRSLCNACGLFWANRGTLRDLSKRSQDHRVTPAGQFESDAAAAAAAPPVKDLDCRQGTHAHSDLVSFSNGDNSALMAEH, from the exons ATGTACGGACGTCCTCAACCCTTGACCGTAGGCGACCAGATCGCCTCCGTCCCTGACTGTGGCGACGGCGGCGAGCCTTTGGATAATCGCCTTGTTCGATATGGAGCTCACGCTCTTGAAGACGGCGCTGGAGTAGGCGGTATGATTGAGGATCTTAACCCTGATGCCGTTTATGCTTCCGCCGGTGATGGTTCAGACATGGCTATTCAACGCAGCGATGGTTCAAGCCAGCTCACACTTTCATTCCGTGGTCAAGTGTATCTTTTCGATGCGGTTTCTCCTGAGAAG GTTCAAGCAGTGTTATTATTGTTGGGTGGTAGCGAACTATCTTCTGGTCAGCAAAGCGTGGATTTGGTAACTCAGAGTCAGAGG AATGCTGTGGACTTCCCCGGACGTAGTAGTCAACCGCAGAGGGCAGCCTCGTTAAGTCGGTTTAGGCAGAAAAGGAAGGAGCGATGTTTTGACAAAAAAGTCCGATATGGTGTTCGTCAGGAGGTTGCTTTCAG GATGCAACGCAACAAAGGACAGTTTACTTCTTCCAAGAAGCCTGATGGTTCGTACAGCCATGGTAGTGTTTCAGAGCAAGGTCAAGAAGAAAGTCCACTAGAAACTTT ATGCACAAATTGTGGCACAAGTTCAATGGCTACCCCAATGATGCGGCGAGGACCATCTGGTCCTAGATCACTTTGCAATGCCTGTGGACTTTTTTGGGCAAACAGG GGCACTTTAAGGGATCTCTCGAAGAGAAGTCAGGACCATCGGGTGACTCCAGCCGGGCAG TTTGAAAgtgatgctgctgctgctgctgctgctcctCCTGTCAAAGACTTGGACTGCAGACAGGGTACCCATGCACACAGCGATctcgtttctttctcaaatGGTGATAACTCCGCTTTGATGGCTGAGCATTAG
- the LOC111798216 gene encoding GATA transcription factor 25-like isoform X2 — MFFTVHCPFALLAFLWSPQTQPTLYTVTTHFARHFHIRSSLLPSSLLVGLDSSVFYQFSFRPFLFFFLNFCNVLQTPLILFLPELMYGRPQPLTVGDQIASVPDCGDGGEPLDNRLVRYGAHALEDGAGVGGMIEDLNPDAVYASAGDGSDMAIQRSDGSSQLTLSFRGQVYLFDAVSPEKVQAVLLLLGGSELSSGQQSVDLVTQSQRNAVDFPGRSSQPQRAASLSRFRQKRKERCFDKKVRYGVRQEVAFRMQRNKGQFTSSKKPDGSYSHGSVSEQGQEESPLETLCTNCGTSSMATPMMRRGPSGPRSLCNACGLFWANRIVWLMDMPDLCKGLIGFYDVRCISYLYEIFSY, encoded by the exons ATGTTCTTCACAGTTCACTGTCCTTTCGCCCTTCTCGCTTTTCTGTGGAGTCCCCAAACGCAACCAACGCTCTACACTGTAACTACACACTTCGCGCGACATTTCCACATTCGatcctctcttcttccttcttctcttctggTCGGCCTCGATTCCTCTGTGTTCTATCAATTCTCTTTCAGAccgttcctttttttttttctcaatttctgCAATGTGCTTCAAACACccttgattttgtttctgcCAGAGTTAATGTACGGACGTCCTCAACCCTTGACCGTAGGCGACCAGATCGCCTCCGTCCCTGACTGTGGCGACGGCGGCGAGCCTTTGGATAATCGCCTTGTTCGATATGGAGCTCACGCTCTTGAAGACGGCGCTGGAGTAGGCGGTATGATTGAGGATCTTAACCCTGATGCCGTTTATGCTTCCGCCGGTGATGGTTCAGACATGGCTATTCAACGCAGCGATGGTTCAAGCCAGCTCACACTTTCATTCCGTGGTCAAGTGTATCTTTTCGATGCGGTTTCTCCTGAGAAG GTTCAAGCAGTGTTATTATTGTTGGGTGGTAGCGAACTATCTTCTGGTCAGCAAAGCGTGGATTTGGTAACTCAGAGTCAGAGG AATGCTGTGGACTTCCCCGGACGTAGTAGTCAACCGCAGAGGGCAGCCTCGTTAAGTCGGTTTAGGCAGAAAAGGAAGGAGCGATGTTTTGACAAAAAAGTCCGATATGGTGTTCGTCAGGAGGTTGCTTTCAG GATGCAACGCAACAAAGGACAGTTTACTTCTTCCAAGAAGCCTGATGGTTCGTACAGCCATGGTAGTGTTTCAGAGCAAGGTCAAGAAGAAAGTCCACTAGAAACTTT ATGCACAAATTGTGGCACAAGTTCAATGGCTACCCCAATGATGCGGCGAGGACCATCTGGTCCTAGATCACTTTGCAATGCCTGTGGACTTTTTTGGGCAAACAGG ATTGTCTGGCTCATGGATATGCCAGACCTTTGCAAGGGACTTATTGGCTTTTATGATGTAAGATGTATTTCATACTTGTATGAAATTTTTAGTTACTGA
- the LOC111798216 gene encoding GATA transcription factor 25-like isoform X1 encodes MFFTVHCPFALLAFLWSPQTQPTLYTVTTHFARHFHIRSSLLPSSLLVGLDSSVFYQFSFRPFLFFFLNFCNVLQTPLILFLPELMYGRPQPLTVGDQIASVPDCGDGGEPLDNRLVRYGAHALEDGAGVGGMIEDLNPDAVYASAGDGSDMAIQRSDGSSQLTLSFRGQVYLFDAVSPEKVQAVLLLLGGSELSSGQQSVDLVTQSQRNAVDFPGRSSQPQRAASLSRFRQKRKERCFDKKVRYGVRQEVAFRMQRNKGQFTSSKKPDGSYSHGSVSEQGQEESPLETLCTNCGTSSMATPMMRRGPSGPRSLCNACGLFWANRGTLRDLSKRSQDHRVTPAGQFESDAAAAAAAPPVKDLDCRQGTHAHSDLVSFSNGDNSALMAEH; translated from the exons ATGTTCTTCACAGTTCACTGTCCTTTCGCCCTTCTCGCTTTTCTGTGGAGTCCCCAAACGCAACCAACGCTCTACACTGTAACTACACACTTCGCGCGACATTTCCACATTCGatcctctcttcttccttcttctcttctggTCGGCCTCGATTCCTCTGTGTTCTATCAATTCTCTTTCAGAccgttcctttttttttttctcaatttctgCAATGTGCTTCAAACACccttgattttgtttctgcCAGAGTTAATGTACGGACGTCCTCAACCCTTGACCGTAGGCGACCAGATCGCCTCCGTCCCTGACTGTGGCGACGGCGGCGAGCCTTTGGATAATCGCCTTGTTCGATATGGAGCTCACGCTCTTGAAGACGGCGCTGGAGTAGGCGGTATGATTGAGGATCTTAACCCTGATGCCGTTTATGCTTCCGCCGGTGATGGTTCAGACATGGCTATTCAACGCAGCGATGGTTCAAGCCAGCTCACACTTTCATTCCGTGGTCAAGTGTATCTTTTCGATGCGGTTTCTCCTGAGAAG GTTCAAGCAGTGTTATTATTGTTGGGTGGTAGCGAACTATCTTCTGGTCAGCAAAGCGTGGATTTGGTAACTCAGAGTCAGAGG AATGCTGTGGACTTCCCCGGACGTAGTAGTCAACCGCAGAGGGCAGCCTCGTTAAGTCGGTTTAGGCAGAAAAGGAAGGAGCGATGTTTTGACAAAAAAGTCCGATATGGTGTTCGTCAGGAGGTTGCTTTCAG GATGCAACGCAACAAAGGACAGTTTACTTCTTCCAAGAAGCCTGATGGTTCGTACAGCCATGGTAGTGTTTCAGAGCAAGGTCAAGAAGAAAGTCCACTAGAAACTTT ATGCACAAATTGTGGCACAAGTTCAATGGCTACCCCAATGATGCGGCGAGGACCATCTGGTCCTAGATCACTTTGCAATGCCTGTGGACTTTTTTGGGCAAACAGG GGCACTTTAAGGGATCTCTCGAAGAGAAGTCAGGACCATCGGGTGACTCCAGCCGGGCAG TTTGAAAgtgatgctgctgctgctgctgctgctcctCCTGTCAAAGACTTGGACTGCAGACAGGGTACCCATGCACACAGCGATctcgtttctttctcaaatGGTGATAACTCCGCTTTGATGGCTGAGCATTAG
- the LOC111798013 gene encoding uncharacterized protein LOC111798013, giving the protein MSVAFPQLSWWSWSGKHKEPRTSNGSAFNASLDTVIREPDTLKFPLANGANISSSSRRVRRKWHSREERKIDREYDIVLVPSDGGCVSGSESDDSDWSIGWSEPHGPGFQSDDETDNSFAVLVPCYGRVYNDFVDETKNSILSAAGNINDSFSAESKKYMEQWLSSLQSC; this is encoded by the exons ATGTCTGTGGCATTTCCCCAACTCTCCTGGTGGTCGTGGAGCGGGAAGCATAAAGAACCTCGAACCTCTAATGGATCCGCTTTTAATGCTTCACTAGATACAGTCATTCGGGAACCGGATACTCTAAAATTTCCTTTAGCAAATGGTGCCAACATATCATCGTCGTCTAGAAGGGTGAGGCGGAAATGGCATAGTcgagaagaaaggaaaattgaTAGGGAATACGACATTGTTCTTGTTCCATCTGATGGAGGATGTGTTTCAGGGTCAGAATCTGATGATTCGGATTGGTCAATTGGATGGTCAGAACCCCATGGACCTGGATTCCAGAGCGATGATGAAACAGACAACAGTTTTGCAGTACTGGTTCCATGTTATGGACGCGTTTACAATGATTTTGTGGATGAAACAAAGAACAGTATCCTAAGTGCTGCTGGGAACATCAACGATAGCTTTTCTGCAG AGAGCAAGAAATATATGGAACAATGGCTGTCCTCTCTTCAGAGCTGCTGA
- the LOC111798214 gene encoding VIN3-like protein 2 isoform X2 yields the protein MSEPEERFSGLDPAFAGYSLDSGKCGSKISMEKKKEIIHEIARKSKAAPEILRSLTRSDLLEIICAEMGKEMNYTGYSKSQMIEYLLKLVSQKSDRSNTHASLLDKAQTGHKRPRNTNRTSVQLLDSNNTSMEIDEESVEVKLCRNVACKAPLNPEFAFCKRCSCCICHCYDDNKDPSLWLTCGSDPSNENDSCGMSCHLECALKHERTGIVKNGLCEKLDGSFYCVSCGKINGLMGSWRRQLVNAKEARRVDALCLRLSLCHKILVGTNLYKEVHKTVELAMNMMTNEVGPLDEVCLRMARGIVNRLSCGAEVQKLCASAVEAFDSMCCVPCVDGMQKRESLDCEILFEDSSPTSVMVVLRYDDHMLRDFLGCRLWYRKANMEDYPDQPSFIALKPEKNFKITDLSPSTEYHCKVSLFSSTQVFGVWEAKWVTPKLSTSRPALEKHRNGGIKNTNLLHSQEDSKNNLINLHSLDGLDKRRLYKYPSLKNSITSMKSISVCPSTPCKLTETRIMLGFNCTRRTEESDYDYSVRMVKWLEHEGHIDVDFRVKFLTWFSLKASVKDRRVVSAFIDALIDDPPSLAGQLSHTFMDEIFCNQKPVPKHEYCHWICR from the exons ATGAGCGAACCAGAGGAGAGGTTTTCCGGTTTAGATCCAGCGTTTGCGG GTTATAGTCTTGACTCTGGAAAATGCGGCAGCAAGATTagtatggaaaagaaaaaggaaataatccATGAGATTGCCCGGAAGTCCAAAGCCGCACCTGAAATCCTTAGGTCTCTTACTCGAAGTGATTTACTGGAGATCATCTGTGCTGAAATGGGGAAAGAAATGAACTACACTGGATATTCAAAATCTCAAATGATCGAGTACCTTTTGAAGCTGGTCTCTCAGAAATCCGACAGAAGTAATACTCATGCATCTTTACTAGACAAAGCTCAAACTGGCCACAAGAGGCCTCGAAACACGAACCGAACATCTGTTCAACTCTTGGATTCGAATAATACTTCCATGGAGATTGATGAGGAAAGTGTTGAAGTCAAACTTTGTCGGAATGTGGCTTGCAAAGCACCTCTAAATCCAGAGTTTGCTTTTTGCAAGAGATGTTCATGTTGCATTTGCCATTGTTACGATGATAACAAGGATCCAAGTCTTTGGCTGACCTGTGGCTCTGACCCTTCTAATGAGAACGATTCTTGTGGAATGTCATGTCATTTGGAGTGTGCCCTGAAGCATGAAAGGACTGGAATTGTGAAGAATGGTCTCTGTGAAAAATTAGATGGAAGTTTCTACTGCGTCTCTTGTGGAAAGATCAATGGATTGATGGG AAGTTGGAGAAGACAACTGGTAAATGCAAAGGAGGCCAGAAGAGTGGATGCATTATGTCTAAGACTATCCTTGTGTCACAAGATTCTTGTAGGGACAAATCTATACAAAGAAGTGCACAAGACAGTGGAATTGGCCATGAATATGATGACAAATGAAGTGGGACCCTTAGATGAGGTTTGCTTGAGGATGGCAAGAGGCATTGTCAACCGGCTATCCTGTGGTGCGGAGGTCCAGAAGCTGTGTGCTTCTGCTGTGGAGGCCTTTGATTCCATGTGTTGTGTCCCTTGCGTGGATGGTATGCAAAAGAGAGAATCATTGG ACTGCGAGATCCTATTTGAAGATTCTTCACCTACCTCGGTGATGGTCGTGCTCCGATATGATGATCATATGTTAAGAGACTTCTTAGGCTGCAGGCTTTGGTATCGTAAAGCTAACATGGAGGATTATCCAGACCAGCCATCTTTCATTGCATTGAAGCCagaaaaaaactttaagatcACTGATCTTTCCCCTTCAACCGAGTACCACTGCAAGGTCTCTTTATTTAGTAGCACACAAGTTTTTGGTGTCTGGGAAGCGAAATGGGTCACGCCGAAATTATCGACGTCGCGTCCAGCTTTGGAGAAGCATAGAAATGGAGGAATTAAGAACACTAATCTACTTCATTCTCAGGAGGATTCAAAAAACAACCTGATTAATCTTCACTCATTGGATGGACTTGACAAGAGGAGGCTTTACAAATATCCCTCTCTAAAGAACTCAATCACTTCGATGAAATCGATATCAGTTTGTCCTTCAACACCTTGCAAATTAACCGAAACGCGCATCATGCTCGGTTTTAACTGCACAAGGCGAACTGAAGAGTCCGACTATGATTATTCTGTTAGAATGGTGAAATGGCTAGAGCATGAAGGCCACATTGACGTAGATTTTCGAGTCAAGTTCCTAACTTGGTTCAGCTTGAAAGCATCAGTGAAAGACCGAAGAGTTGTTAGTGCTTTTATCGACGCTTTGATCGACGACCCACCAAGCTTGGCGGGACAACTAAGCCACACCTTCATGGATGAGATCTTCTGTAACCAAAAACCAGTTCCCAAGCATGAATACTGCCATTGGATATGTCGTTAA